A stretch of the Parabacteroides timonensis genome encodes the following:
- a CDS encoding efflux RND transporter permease subunit, protein MKKIIYTAIHRRGLMFVLFLFLAVVGYYSWTKLAIDAYPDIADTTVQVVTQVPGLAAEEIEQQISIPIERAMNGMPGLNVMRSKNTFGLSTVVLVFDDGIDDYWARQRVQERLVDVELPYDAVPGLNPLTSPTGEIFRYVLESDQLDIRELTDLHKWVVIPRLKQVTGVADVSNFGGITTQYQIEVNPHKMEQYNVTLGDITEKIEKNNVNAGGSMLSRGDLSYVIRGIGLVKDLKDLGRIVIKTENGVPVYLDDLGTLKYGNLERKGVLGFFDGVRDYSDGVEGIVQMLRGENPSQVLEGVHLAVDELNNETLPKGTHLHVFMDRTNLVDTTLHTVSHTLFEGMVLVVLVLILFLGNWRGALLVALTIPLSLLIAFILMQLTDIPANLLSLGAIDFGILVDGAIVMMETVLKKRERHPEEELTEDSILRRTTEVARPIFFSTLIIITAYLPLFAFEHIEKKLFTPMAYTVGYALLGALAVALFLIPGLAFYAYRKPRKIYHNRWLEKMGEIYHKQIIALLDKPKRVLMPLFVILVAAGVLSYTVGKDFLPPLDEGAIWIQVQLPPGISIEKSKEMGAELRKTVKQFEEVSYVMTQVGRDDEGAEAFSLSHIECGVGLKPYDTWKFGKTKADLIEEMSEKLSVMPGYTVSFSQPIIDMVMDQIAGAHSDLAIKVYGDDITDTRHIADKVVNVLRTIPGAADVAIDQEPPLPQLQIIADRDRIAQYGLNFSDVADMIELAIGGKAISQIFVGSKSYDVICRFDDASRNSPESISNLLLTNGAGAKIPLSQVAEVKMTTGASTISREMNKRHLTIHVNLRGVDLTEFLNKANRLIDKEVKYNHDTVHLQWAGQFENQHRAYNRLAAVVPLALGIMLLLLFAACGKFRQAALMMCVVPLALFGGMLALNVRGMTLNVSSAVGFIALIGVAIQNGVIMISHINNLRSRDRGFKQSIITGAKHRFRPILMTATVAVLGLLPASLSTGIGSDVQRPLATVIVYGLLFATVITLYVLPALYYLVEKHYLDEDTASVNPKEPTD, encoded by the coding sequence ATGAAAAAGATAATTTATACTGCGATACATCGGCGTGGACTGATGTTCGTGCTATTCCTGTTCCTGGCCGTAGTAGGATATTATTCATGGACAAAGCTGGCGATCGATGCTTATCCTGATATTGCCGATACCACCGTACAGGTAGTAACACAGGTGCCTGGCCTGGCCGCCGAAGAGATTGAACAACAGATCAGTATCCCTATCGAAAGGGCCATGAACGGTATGCCGGGACTGAATGTGATGAGAAGTAAAAACACCTTCGGCCTTTCGACAGTCGTACTGGTGTTTGATGACGGTATCGATGATTACTGGGCCCGTCAGCGGGTACAGGAACGTTTGGTAGATGTGGAACTTCCGTATGATGCGGTACCGGGACTTAACCCGTTGACTTCGCCGACAGGTGAGATCTTCCGTTATGTACTGGAAAGCGACCAGCTGGATATACGCGAACTGACCGATTTGCATAAATGGGTTGTCATTCCTCGCCTGAAACAGGTAACGGGAGTGGCTGATGTCAGTAACTTCGGCGGTATCACTACCCAGTACCAGATAGAGGTGAACCCGCATAAGATGGAACAATATAATGTGACACTGGGCGATATCACCGAGAAGATTGAAAAGAACAACGTAAACGCCGGCGGCAGTATGTTGAGCCGTGGCGACCTGAGTTATGTGATCCGCGGTATTGGCCTGGTGAAAGACCTGAAAGATCTGGGACGTATCGTTATCAAGACCGAAAATGGAGTCCCTGTCTATCTCGACGATCTGGGAACCTTGAAATACGGTAATCTGGAACGTAAGGGCGTATTAGGTTTCTTCGATGGCGTGCGTGACTATTCCGATGGTGTGGAAGGTATCGTGCAGATGCTTCGCGGAGAGAACCCATCCCAAGTGCTGGAAGGTGTGCATCTGGCTGTGGACGAACTGAATAACGAGACCTTACCCAAAGGAACCCATTTGCATGTCTTTATGGACCGAACGAATCTGGTAGATACGACTTTGCATACGGTATCCCATACTTTGTTCGAAGGAATGGTGCTGGTTGTGCTGGTACTGATCCTGTTCCTGGGGAATTGGCGCGGAGCTTTATTGGTAGCGCTTACCATTCCGTTGTCGTTATTGATCGCTTTTATCCTGATGCAACTGACCGATATTCCGGCCAACCTGCTCTCTCTGGGAGCTATCGACTTCGGTATCCTGGTGGACGGGGCGATCGTGATGATGGAAACCGTTCTGAAGAAACGTGAGCGACATCCGGAAGAGGAGTTGACGGAGGACTCTATTTTGCGGCGTACCACAGAAGTCGCCCGCCCGATCTTCTTCTCTACATTAATTATTATCACTGCTTATCTTCCCCTGTTTGCTTTCGAACATATCGAAAAGAAACTGTTTACTCCGATGGCTTACACCGTGGGCTATGCCTTGTTGGGTGCTTTGGCTGTCGCTTTGTTCCTGATACCGGGGCTGGCTTTTTATGCCTATCGTAAGCCACGGAAGATCTATCATAACCGTTGGCTGGAGAAGATGGGAGAGATTTATCATAAGCAAATCATTGCTCTATTGGATAAACCTAAGCGGGTATTGATGCCGTTGTTCGTTATTTTGGTGGCAGCCGGTGTGCTAAGTTATACAGTAGGGAAAGATTTCCTGCCGCCCCTTGATGAAGGAGCGATCTGGATACAGGTTCAGTTGCCTCCGGGTATTTCTATCGAGAAGTCGAAAGAGATGGGAGCCGAACTGCGTAAAACGGTGAAACAGTTTGAGGAAGTATCTTATGTAATGACTCAGGTAGGACGCGATGACGAGGGAGCCGAAGCTTTCTCTCTTTCCCATATCGAATGCGGGGTCGGCTTGAAACCGTATGATACCTGGAAGTTCGGTAAGACAAAAGCAGACCTGATCGAGGAAATGTCGGAGAAGCTTTCGGTCATGCCGGGCTATACCGTCAGTTTCTCGCAGCCGATCATCGATATGGTAATGGACCAGATTGCCGGTGCACACAGCGACTTGGCTATCAAGGTCTATGGCGATGATATCACTGATACCCGTCATATCGCCGACAAGGTGGTGAATGTATTACGAACGATCCCGGGAGCCGCAGACGTGGCCATCGACCAGGAACCTCCGTTGCCTCAGTTACAAATCATCGCCGACCGTGACCGTATTGCGCAGTATGGCCTCAACTTCTCCGACGTAGCCGATATGATCGAGTTGGCCATTGGGGGAAAAGCTATCTCGCAGATCTTTGTCGGCAGTAAAAGTTACGATGTGATCTGCCGCTTCGACGATGCCAGCCGTAACTCGCCCGAAAGCATCAGCAACCTGTTGTTGACGAACGGAGCAGGGGCGAAGATACCTCTTTCTCAGGTGGCTGAAGTGAAGATGACCACTGGTGCCAGTACGATCTCACGTGAGATGAATAAACGTCACCTGACGATCCATGTCAACCTTCGTGGCGTAGACCTGACCGAATTCCTGAATAAGGCGAACCGTCTGATCGATAAGGAGGTGAAGTATAATCACGACACCGTACACCTGCAATGGGCAGGACAGTTCGAGAATCAACACCGTGCCTATAACCGCCTGGCGGCTGTCGTTCCTCTTGCTTTGGGTATTATGTTGCTCTTGCTGTTTGCCGCCTGTGGAAAGTTCCGCCAGGCCGCCTTGATGATGTGTGTGGTACCATTGGCTCTTTTCGGTGGTATGCTGGCATTGAATGTCCGGGGAATGACGCTGAATGTATCTTCTGCCGTCGGTTTTATTGCGTTGATCGGTGTGGCTATCCAGAACGGTGTGATTATGATCTCTCATATCAATAACCTGCGTAGTCGTGACCGTGGTTTCAAGCAATCTATCATTACAGGGGCAAAACACCGTTTCCGGCCGATCCTGATGACGGCGACGGTGGCTGTGCTCGGTTTGCTGCCTGCTTCTTTGAGTACCGGTATCGGTTCGGATGTGCAACGTCCGTTGGCAACCGTTATCGTATATGGCCTGCTGTTTGCAACCGTTATCACCCTCTATGTGCTTCCTGCTTTATATTATCTGGTAGAGAAGCATTATTTAGATGAAGATACGGCATCTGTTAACCCAAAAGAGCCGACTGATTAG
- a CDS encoding TolC family protein has translation MRQYITMCLLCGCLSAGAQQMIPLSYRSYMQKVTEDNLEYAAERLNVDMSEAEVVASKVFNDPNLSVSYFNNENNSLQMGEGVEVELSKTFSFGKRGANIALARSESELSKALLADYFRNLRADATVSYLEALKQYELYKVKQNAYENIRQLAESDSVRFTLGKIMEIDAIQSRLEAGILKNELLQAETDLHNAFSNLNLLTGSVAHDTLYVPDASLHLSPRDFVLADLISTASENRTDLVAALKNKEVASRALKATRRERNTDVDLSIAVSKNARVYNEEAPAPPFTGVTAGIAIPLKFSNFNKGAVRAARFREQQAETQYQQALLQVQTEVMQAYRSYQSLTQQVGHYENGMLHAAREVIDGKVYSYNRGEVSLLEVLDAQRTYDDVQAQYIETLFNYSTALVELEKSAGVWDVEM, from the coding sequence ATGCGACAATATATTACGATGTGCCTGCTTTGCGGATGCCTTTCTGCCGGGGCACAACAAATGATTCCTTTATCTTACCGCAGTTATATGCAGAAGGTGACGGAAGATAATCTGGAGTACGCGGCCGAACGCCTGAATGTGGATATGTCAGAAGCGGAAGTGGTTGCTTCAAAGGTGTTTAACGATCCAAACCTCTCTGTCTCTTATTTCAATAACGAGAATAACAGCCTGCAAATGGGAGAAGGGGTAGAAGTGGAGTTGAGTAAGACGTTCTCTTTCGGAAAGCGTGGGGCCAATATCGCCCTGGCCCGTAGTGAAAGTGAACTTTCGAAAGCATTACTTGCCGATTATTTCCGTAATTTGCGGGCAGATGCAACAGTCTCTTATCTGGAGGCCTTAAAGCAATATGAGTTATATAAGGTAAAGCAGAACGCTTACGAGAATATCCGCCAGCTTGCAGAGAGCGACAGTGTACGTTTTACGTTGGGGAAGATCATGGAGATAGATGCCATACAAAGCCGTTTGGAAGCCGGTATCCTTAAAAATGAACTGTTACAAGCGGAAACCGATCTGCATAATGCCTTTTCCAACCTGAACCTGTTGACCGGCTCGGTAGCCCATGATACTTTATATGTGCCTGATGCCTCTTTACATCTGTCACCCCGTGATTTTGTACTAGCCGACCTGATTTCTACTGCCTCGGAGAATCGTACCGACCTGGTGGCTGCCCTGAAGAATAAAGAAGTAGCTTCCCGTGCATTGAAAGCTACACGCCGGGAACGGAATACGGATGTCGATCTCTCTATCGCGGTGAGCAAGAATGCCCGGGTATATAATGAAGAAGCTCCGGCTCCTCCCTTTACCGGAGTGACGGCGGGTATTGCTATCCCATTGAAGTTTTCGAACTTTAATAAAGGAGCTGTCCGTGCCGCCCGTTTCCGGGAACAACAGGCGGAAACACAATATCAGCAGGCCTTGTTGCAAGTACAAACCGAAGTGATGCAGGCTTACCGTAGTTATCAATCTTTGACGCAGCAGGTCGGCCATTACGAAAATGGTATGCTCCATGCTGCCCGTGAAGTGATAGACGGGAAGGTGTATAGCTATAACCGGGGAGAAGTTTCCCTGTTGGAAGTTCTGGATGCCCAGCGAACCTATGATGATGTACAGGCCCAATACATTGAAACACTGTTTAATTATAGTACCGCGCTTGTAGAGTTGGAGAAGAGTGCCGGGGTTTGGGATGTGGAGATGTAA
- a CDS encoding EFR1 family ferrodoxin (N-terminal region resembles flavodoxins. C-terminal ferrodoxin region binds two 4Fe-4S clusters.), whose amino-acid sequence MIFYFSGTGNSRWVANALSIALGEPVVSIAEELKTGKKEFVCPLREDEKVLFVYPVHSWGPAVPVTRFISGLKLAGYDKQPVYSISTCGDECGYTADIMRKVLGKIGVMLTDSYSVIMPNNYILLPGFDVDNKEVEQEKLKDAPSAVNAIIAAIREGKNVNLYKKGSLPGLKSYWIYPLFTNFAIGKNSFRVTDDCIACGLCERVCPTGTITLTDGKPVWSDTCVQCVACIHRCPVRAIEYGKITLKKGRYHHPDVNNKK is encoded by the coding sequence ATGATATTTTACTTTTCAGGAACCGGCAACTCCCGTTGGGTAGCGAATGCGTTAAGCATTGCTTTGGGAGAGCCTGTTGTTTCGATAGCAGAGGAGTTAAAAACAGGTAAAAAGGAATTTGTCTGCCCGCTCAGGGAAGACGAAAAGGTACTGTTTGTTTACCCGGTGCACTCCTGGGGACCGGCCGTTCCTGTAACTCGCTTTATCTCTGGTCTGAAGCTGGCCGGATACGATAAACAGCCGGTTTATTCCATCTCTACCTGTGGCGACGAATGTGGCTACACGGCTGATATAATGCGGAAAGTACTGGGGAAGATAGGTGTCATGTTAACCGATAGCTATTCAGTCATTATGCCGAATAACTATATCCTTTTGCCGGGCTTCGATGTAGACAATAAAGAGGTGGAACAAGAGAAACTGAAAGACGCACCTTCGGCTGTCAACGCTATCATTGCCGCTATCCGTGAAGGTAAAAACGTTAATTTATACAAGAAAGGAAGCCTGCCCGGGCTGAAGAGTTACTGGATATATCCTCTTTTTACTAACTTTGCCATAGGGAAGAATTCCTTTCGGGTGACGGATGACTGTATCGCCTGTGGCCTGTGCGAACGAGTTTGTCCGACCGGAACGATCACGCTGACCGACGGGAAACCTGTCTGGTCTGATACCTGCGTACAATGTGTCGCTTGTATCCATCGTTGTCCGGTACGTGCCATAGAGTATGGTAAGATCACCTTGAAGAAAGGAAGGTATCATCATCCCGATGTCAACAATAAAAAATAA
- a CDS encoding TlpA disulfide reductase family protein — MKQLLMMVMAIFLLASCQETPKGYVINGVVENMPDGEIYLKSFRNKMFFDVDTAEIKNGKFTFKGEVDQPLLYGLATENMNYPVQLFIENTNMDVTIGNDGETIIVQNSPVNAIFQENQSKVFEEGFDIDSLISKYPDSPAAAFYLYRYFTYQLPLDELKATRAKISPALADCPYVIDLDGIIKQLENVQIGKTAPEFSLPDTAGVAVSLADFRGKYVLLDFWASWCPPCRRENPNVVKAFQDYKDKNFTILGISLDNNKDKWLKAIADDNLTWTHVSDLKYWDSEIPALYGVRGIPANVLLDPDGVIIAKNITGEELHNKLKEVIK, encoded by the coding sequence ATGAAGCAATTATTAATGATGGTTATGGCCATCTTCCTTTTGGCAAGTTGCCAGGAAACGCCTAAAGGCTATGTGATAAACGGAGTCGTGGAGAATATGCCGGATGGTGAAATCTACCTGAAATCATTCCGTAATAAAATGTTCTTCGATGTGGATACTGCTGAGATCAAGAACGGTAAGTTTACATTCAAAGGTGAAGTCGACCAGCCGCTTCTGTATGGCCTGGCAACCGAGAATATGAATTATCCGGTGCAACTCTTTATAGAGAATACCAATATGGATGTAACGATCGGGAATGATGGCGAGACAATTATCGTACAGAACTCTCCGGTGAATGCCATCTTCCAGGAAAACCAGAGTAAAGTTTTTGAAGAAGGTTTCGATATCGACAGCCTGATCAGCAAATACCCGGACTCTCCGGCAGCTGCTTTCTATCTGTATCGTTACTTCACCTATCAGTTGCCCCTGGACGAGTTGAAAGCGACCCGTGCAAAGATATCTCCGGCATTGGCAGACTGTCCTTATGTAATAGACCTGGACGGTATCATCAAGCAACTGGAAAATGTACAGATCGGTAAAACGGCTCCTGAGTTCTCTCTGCCGGATACTGCCGGTGTTGCTGTTTCCCTGGCCGATTTCCGGGGTAAATATGTTTTACTGGACTTCTGGGCTTCCTGGTGTCCTCCCTGCCGTCGCGAAAATCCGAATGTAGTGAAAGCATTTCAGGATTATAAAGATAAGAACTTTACTATTCTGGGTATTTCCCTGGATAATAATAAAGACAAATGGTTGAAAGCAATCGCCGACGACAACCTGACCTGGACACATGTTTCCGACCTGAAGTACTGGGACTCTGAAATACCCGCTTTATATGGCGTCCGTGGTATCCCGGCCAATGTGTTGCTCGATCCTGACGGTGTGATTATAGCAAAGAATATCACCGGCGAAGAGTTACATAATAAATTGAAAGAAGTAATCAAATAG
- a CDS encoding TIGR01777 family oxidoreductase: MKIAISGNSGFIGRHLTDFFSDRGDVVVPLKHSMFRLKTDDKLKEALIGCDVVINLAGTTINQRWTSKAKRKIKNSRVYTTRRLVSILNEMPVKPKLFISASAVGIYPDKGIYSETSTSEGTGFLADVCIRWEEEAQKLSRDIRLVVARFGVVLSKDGGALPKMLLPFRFFVGGKIASGKQGFSWIHIDDVLYAIQFIIEHEDLSGVVNLVSPQPLTNRAFTRVTADVLHRPAWLTIPGKVFHYLYGEGEELLTRGQQAYPARLLSAGYVFRYSDIRLALYSFLM; encoded by the coding sequence ATGAAGATCGCAATTAGTGGTAATTCCGGTTTTATAGGACGGCACCTGACGGATTTCTTTTCTGACAGGGGAGATGTTGTTGTCCCTTTGAAACATTCGATGTTTCGTCTCAAGACTGACGATAAATTGAAAGAAGCACTAATCGGATGTGATGTTGTAATCAATCTGGCCGGGACGACAATCAATCAACGTTGGACCAGCAAGGCTAAGCGTAAAATAAAGAATAGTCGTGTTTATACGACACGGCGATTGGTATCGATCCTGAATGAGATGCCTGTTAAGCCTAAGTTATTTATTTCAGCTTCTGCAGTAGGTATTTATCCGGATAAAGGCATTTATTCGGAAACAAGTACGTCGGAAGGTACCGGTTTTCTGGCTGATGTCTGTATTCGATGGGAAGAAGAGGCTCAGAAATTGTCGCGGGATATACGATTGGTCGTGGCCCGTTTTGGTGTAGTTTTGTCGAAGGACGGTGGGGCTCTGCCGAAGATGCTGCTTCCGTTCCGCTTCTTTGTCGGTGGAAAGATCGCTTCCGGTAAACAGGGATTTTCGTGGATTCATATAGATGATGTGTTATATGCCATCCAGTTTATTATTGAACATGAGGATCTGTCAGGTGTCGTGAATCTGGTTTCTCCCCAACCGTTGACGAATCGGGCTTTTACCCGTGTTACCGCTGACGTATTACATCGCCCGGCGTGGCTGACTATCCCCGGAAAAGTGTTCCACTATCTGTATGGGGAAGGAGAAGAGTTGCTGACCAGGGGGCAACAGGCTTATCCTGCCCGCCTGCTTTCTGCCGGCTATGTGTTCCGTTATTCGGATATACGGTTGGCCTTGTATAGTTTCCTTATGTGA
- a CDS encoding glycoside hydrolase family 2 TIM barrel-domain containing protein has translation MKHSIKKAVLSGAFSCFLLGSVLADGTTTPQTTKPYWQDVQVVAVNKEHPRTSFMTYGDRSTALTSRFEKSPYYSLLNGTWKFFYVDSYKDLPANITDPSASTASWDDITVPGNWEVQGHGTAIYTNHGYEFKPRNPQPPLLPETNPVGVYRRDFEVPVGWDGRDVYLHIAGAKSGLYVYVNGQEVGYSEDSKNPAEFLINKYLQPGKNVLTLKIFRWSTGSYLECQDFWRISGIERDVFLWSQPKVAVNDFRVISTLDDTYKNGIFKLAVDIKNHTKEAKDITVSYELLDAKGQSVATADNKLWVGANDIKTVSFAKDLNDIATWSAEHPNLYKLLMTVKEDGKVTEVIPYNVGFRRIEIKPIDQIAGNGKPYTVLLFNGQPIKFKGVNIHEHNPLTGHYVTEELMRKDFEIMKKHNINSVRLCHYPQDRKFYELCDEYGLYVYDEANVESHGMYYSLSKGGSLGNNPEWLLPHMDRTMNMYERNKNYPSVTIWSLGNEAGNGYNFYQTYLYVKNKDKELMNRPVNYERALWEWNTDMYVPQYPSAGWLEEIGKEGSDRPVAPSEYAHAMGNSTGNLWGQWQAIYKYPNLQGGWIWDWVDQGLLVKDENGKDYYAYGGDFGIDMPSDGNFLCNGLVNPDRTPHPAMEEVKFTHQNIGFEAVNVANGVFKITNRFYFTNLKDYMITYTVKANNKVIKSNKVSLDLAPQTSQEITIPVADLKPQAGTDYLVNFVVTSTKQEGLVPAGYDIAQDQFRLPIEADKVAYKAGGPKLTVSEEGDNVKVTSSKVNFVFDKKAGVVTSYKVGGTEYFNEGFGIQPNFWRAPNDNDYGSGDPKRLEIWELSSRNFNVTNASAEIVDGNAIVNVDYKLPAGNQFLITYKIYPDGVMNVATHFTPAHLDGKKIEISEATATATFSPGRDKVSDRDKMVVPRIGVRFRLPVTMDQLEYFGRGPLENYWDRKAGYMIGQYKSTAEDQYFPYVRPQENGHHCDTRWITLGGKGKNLLIVADDEMEFNAMRNSVEDFDAGKTTNRPYQWNNFTQEEINNRPNIGPYDKPRQTHINDITPRNFVEVCVDLKQEGLAGYDSWYSRPEPEYTLPADKEYKWGFTIIPSANANSAQKKAGYSYK, from the coding sequence ATGAAACACTCTATCAAAAAAGCCGTGCTCTCAGGAGCATTCAGTTGCTTCCTATTGGGGTCCGTACTGGCTGACGGTACGACTACGCCCCAGACCACGAAGCCCTATTGGCAAGACGTTCAAGTCGTTGCTGTAAACAAAGAGCATCCACGCACCTCATTTATGACGTATGGTGACCGTTCGACAGCTCTCACTTCCCGCTTTGAAAAAAGCCCGTATTATTCATTATTGAACGGTACATGGAAGTTCTTCTACGTAGACTCTTATAAAGATCTTCCCGCTAATATCACAGATCCTTCTGCCAGCACCGCATCATGGGACGATATTACCGTACCGGGCAACTGGGAAGTACAGGGACATGGCACAGCTATCTACACAAACCACGGTTATGAGTTCAAGCCACGTAATCCGCAACCTCCGCTATTGCCGGAAACTAACCCGGTAGGTGTTTACCGCCGCGACTTCGAAGTGCCGGTAGGCTGGGACGGACGCGATGTCTATCTCCATATTGCCGGAGCCAAATCAGGCCTTTACGTATATGTGAACGGCCAGGAAGTCGGTTACAGCGAAGATTCTAAAAACCCGGCAGAGTTTCTGATCAACAAATATCTGCAACCGGGTAAAAACGTACTTACACTGAAGATATTCAGATGGAGTACCGGTTCTTATCTGGAATGCCAGGACTTCTGGCGTATCAGCGGTATTGAACGTGACGTATTCCTATGGTCGCAACCGAAGGTGGCAGTCAATGACTTCCGTGTGATCTCCACACTGGACGATACATATAAAAATGGTATCTTCAAACTGGCTGTGGATATTAAGAACCACACCAAAGAAGCAAAAGACATTACCGTATCTTACGAGTTACTGGATGCAAAAGGTCAATCTGTTGCAACAGCCGATAATAAGCTATGGGTTGGTGCCAACGATATCAAAACAGTCTCTTTCGCAAAAGACCTGAATGACATCGCAACCTGGAGTGCCGAACATCCGAACCTTTACAAACTGTTGATGACAGTAAAAGAAGACGGTAAAGTAACGGAAGTTATTCCTTATAACGTTGGTTTCCGCCGTATCGAAATCAAGCCGATCGATCAGATCGCCGGTAACGGAAAGCCTTACACAGTCCTGTTATTCAACGGACAACCGATCAAGTTCAAAGGAGTGAACATTCATGAACATAATCCGCTGACCGGACATTATGTAACGGAAGAACTGATGCGTAAGGACTTCGAGATCATGAAAAAGCATAATATCAACTCAGTTCGCTTATGCCACTACCCACAAGACCGTAAGTTCTATGAACTTTGCGATGAATATGGTTTATATGTGTATGATGAAGCGAATGTGGAGTCACATGGTATGTATTATAGCCTGAGCAAAGGCGGCTCACTGGGTAATAACCCGGAATGGCTGTTGCCGCACATGGATCGTACAATGAATATGTACGAACGAAACAAGAACTATCCGTCAGTAACTATCTGGTCGCTGGGTAACGAAGCCGGAAACGGTTACAACTTCTACCAGACTTATCTGTATGTTAAAAATAAAGATAAAGAACTGATGAACCGCCCCGTAAACTACGAACGTGCTTTGTGGGAATGGAATACGGATATGTATGTTCCTCAATATCCGAGTGCAGGATGGCTGGAAGAAATTGGAAAAGAAGGTAGCGACCGTCCGGTAGCTCCGTCGGAGTATGCACATGCGATGGGTAACTCTACGGGGAACCTTTGGGGACAATGGCAGGCGATCTATAAATATCCGAACCTGCAGGGCGGATGGATCTGGGACTGGGTAGATCAGGGGTTACTTGTTAAAGATGAGAATGGAAAAGACTATTATGCTTATGGTGGCGACTTTGGTATAGACATGCCTAGCGACGGTAACTTCCTTTGCAACGGTCTTGTTAATCCGGATCGCACTCCGCACCCGGCAATGGAAGAGGTAAAATTTACTCACCAGAATATAGGTTTCGAAGCTGTAAATGTAGCCAATGGTGTATTCAAGATCACTAACCGCTTTTACTTCACTAATCTGAAGGATTATATGATTACTTATACAGTGAAAGCGAACAATAAAGTAATCAAGAGCAATAAAGTGTCACTTGATCTTGCTCCACAGACCTCACAAGAGATAACTATTCCGGTAGCCGATCTGAAACCACAGGCAGGCACGGATTATCTGGTCAACTTCGTCGTTACATCAACCAAGCAAGAAGGTCTGGTTCCCGCCGGTTACGATATCGCACAGGATCAGTTCCGTTTGCCCATTGAAGCAGATAAAGTTGCTTATAAAGCCGGTGGCCCTAAACTAACGGTATCAGAAGAAGGAGACAATGTGAAAGTTACATCTTCCAAGGTTAACTTCGTATTCGATAAGAAAGCGGGAGTTGTTACTTCCTATAAAGTGGGCGGAACAGAGTACTTCAATGAAGGTTTCGGTATCCAACCGAACTTCTGGCGTGCACCCAACGATAACGATTATGGTAGTGGCGACCCGAAACGTTTGGAAATATGGGAACTGTCAAGCCGTAACTTCAATGTAACGAATGCCTCCGCTGAAATAGTCGATGGCAATGCGATTGTAAACGTCGACTATAAATTACCTGCCGGCAACCAGTTCCTGATCACTTATAAGATCTATCCTGACGGTGTTATGAATGTGGCAACTCATTTCACTCCGGCTCATCTGGATGGAAAGAAGATTGAAATTTCTGAAGCGACTGCTACTGCGACTTTCTCACCGGGCCGTGATAAGGTTAGCGACCGTGATAAAATGGTCGTTCCCCGTATCGGTGTACGTTTCCGCCTGCCGGTTACTATGGACCAACTGGAATACTTCGGACGCGGTCCGTTAGAAAACTATTGGGATCGTAAAGCCGGTTATATGATCGGACAATACAAGAGCACAGCAGAAGATCAATACTTCCCTTATGTCCGTCCGCAGGAAAACGGTCACCATTGCGATACCCGTTGGATCACACTGGGTGGTAAGGGTAAAAACCTGTTGATCGTAGCCGACGACGAAATGGAATTCAATGCAATGCGCAACTCTGTTGAAGACTTTGATGCCGGTAAGACAACCAACCGTCCATATCAATGGAACAACTTCACGCAGGAAGAAATAAACAACCGTCCGAATATCGGCCCGTACGACAAACCTCGCCAGACACACATCAACGATATCACTCCACGTAATTTCGTCGAGGTATGTGTCGACCTGAAACAAGAGGGATTGGCCGGTTACGATAGCTGGTATTCCCGTCCGGAACCTGAATACACATTACCTGCCGACAAAGAATACAAGTGGGGCTTCACCATCATTCCGTCAGCAAATGCCAACAGTGCACAAAAGAAAGCTGGCTATAGCTATAAATAA